The following are encoded together in the Natrinema salifodinae genome:
- a CDS encoding DUF7523 family protein — protein sequence MSLAAETRQAVERDPFLLTALRAGVVNYTAAARYLDVDGETDAIATALRRYADELPAYETESRNVRVRMESGIGPVAGAGNGDEDEDGDGDDESADRGAADALLTVGGAAVGPTGGDRTAIVATGDVDAAALADALARLSAAGISPAAAGVADGTLVIAVDRLAGANALRAVEDALDRVGVRESEIDGD from the coding sequence ATGTCACTGGCAGCCGAGACGCGCCAGGCGGTCGAGCGCGACCCGTTTCTCCTGACCGCCCTTCGGGCGGGGGTCGTCAACTACACCGCCGCGGCCCGCTATCTCGACGTCGACGGAGAGACCGACGCGATCGCGACGGCGCTGCGCCGGTACGCCGACGAGTTGCCGGCCTACGAGACCGAATCGCGGAACGTCCGCGTCCGGATGGAGAGCGGCATCGGACCGGTCGCGGGAGCGGGGAACGGTGACGAAGACGAAGACGGAGACGGCGACGATGAGAGCGCGGACCGCGGCGCAGCCGACGCGCTGCTCACCGTCGGCGGCGCGGCCGTCGGTCCCACCGGCGGCGATCGAACCGCGATCGTCGCGACCGGCGACGTCGACGCGGCCGCGCTGGCCGACGCGCTCGCGCGGCTCTCCGCCGCGGGGATTTCGCCGGCCGCGGCGGGCGTCGCCGACGGAACGCTGGTGATCGCCGTCGACCGCCTCGCGGGCGCGAACGCCCTGCGGGCAGTCGAGGACGCGCTCGACCGCGTCGGCGTTCGCGAAAGCGAGATCGACGGCGACTAA